In Chryseobacterium camelliae, one DNA window encodes the following:
- the kdsA gene encoding 3-deoxy-8-phosphooctulonate synthase, which produces MIQYLDNIRHKDSKNFFLIAGPCIIEGEDMALRIAEKVIQITDKYNIPYIFKGSFKKANRSRVDSFTSIGEEKSLEILKKVGETFNIPTTTDIHENEHAALAAQYVDVLQIPAFLVRQTDLLVAAAKTGKCVTLKKGQFLSPESMKFAVQKVTDSDNNKVAIIERGNSFGYTDLIVDYRGIPTMKQYAPVILDVTHSLQQPNQSSGVTGGRPDLIETVAKAGIAVGADGIFIETHPTPETALSDGANMLRLDLLEDLLQKLTRIRESIL; this is translated from the coding sequence ATGATCCAGTATTTAGATAACATCCGTCACAAAGATTCCAAAAACTTTTTCCTGATCGCCGGTCCCTGTATTATAGAAGGAGAGGACATGGCATTGAGGATCGCCGAAAAAGTAATCCAGATTACCGATAAATACAACATTCCCTATATATTCAAAGGAAGCTTTAAAAAAGCCAACCGCAGCCGCGTAGATTCTTTTACATCGATAGGAGAAGAGAAATCCCTGGAAATTCTGAAGAAAGTGGGTGAGACCTTCAATATTCCTACTACAACAGACATCCATGAAAATGAGCACGCAGCTTTAGCGGCGCAATATGTAGATGTTTTGCAGATCCCGGCATTTCTGGTACGTCAGACAGACCTCCTCGTGGCAGCAGCCAAGACAGGAAAATGCGTGACCCTTAAAAAAGGACAGTTTTTATCTCCTGAATCCATGAAATTTGCCGTACAGAAGGTAACGGATTCCGATAATAATAAGGTAGCGATCATCGAACGGGGAAATTCATTTGGATATACGGATCTGATTGTGGATTACCGTGGAATTCCTACCATGAAACAGTATGCCCCTGTTATCCTGGATGTCACCCATTCTTTACAGCAGCCTAACCAGAGTTCGGGTGTTACCGGAGGAAGGCCGGATCTTATTGAAACCGTAGCCAAAGCAGGAATTGCTGTGGGCGCAGACGGGATTTTCATTGAAACCCATCCAACACCGGAAACTGCCTTATCAGACGGAGCCAATATGCTAAGGCTGGATTTATTAGAAGATTTGTTACAAAAATTGACAAGAATTAGAGAATCGATTTTGTAA
- a CDS encoding protein O-mannosyl-transferase family, producing the protein MKNWTFRQWNTVSGWIIFFIAFFTYLSTIEPNFSFWDCGEYISSAVKLEVTHAPGAALFQIVGAVAAMFAFGSGENYSIVINAMSALFSALTILFLFWTITHFLRRLLNKDFDQVNRHQEISILFAGAVGALCFTFSDTFWFSAVEGEVYSMASMFIALLVWLITKWENEYQEQGNERWIILIFFILGLSVGVHMMCMLALPAVCLVYYARNYTFTWKNFIWANVITLVILAFVFKIIFPLVMTMFGKLEIFFVNGLGLPFHSGTIAAFVLTVVLCYLIIKYARKLQKKIYQTAALSIVFMLIGFSCWMVIPIRANANPPMNLNDPDTAIGMLDYYNRVQYGDWPTFYGQNYTAFLDANGIEKNEDGSFKTTKTGEIYEKDEKTGTYRKTGDRFNYVFSKSQVSLMPRMFSEDKDVMANYISMYGAPDFTFNYDNEDVANSPEAKQIFEELRKKYEDRSITASDYLKVKPYNLINVQKPSFAQNMDYFISFQNSYYFIRYLMWNFVGRQNDLEGNMENTKGNWISGFSFIDNALWGNQDKMPAKFKNESTVKFFFLPLILGLIGFFFQLNKDFGRFYALLSLFILTSVGIVFYTGVKPFEPRERDYAMVGSFYAFALWIGLGAGAILWFLQSKVKSNAANIAVGVVLLGVPFMMGFQNYNVHDRSNRYTAYDYAYSVLKSLPKEDILFVYGDNDTYPVWAIQETQRFRDDVKVVNFTLASTPWNIDQIKRKTYNAEPIPSQLTHDDYRDGVNDQIYMMKKEDWQGLFSMAKEQGAESTFAEFRKYLVQDSMTLKDAMRFIKYKSPAKDELLKLYFGEEKYEKYNILPVHKFILPVNKDNALRAGIINASDLANTANQIMINYKANTLYKNNLIMMDILANFDWKRPINFSSGGIYDSENVFYLDEYLQFDGFSYRLVPIHTPQTPDGEIGRVDANSLYNIVKNFRWGNFKDLNAHFDETATSNIISYRSSASRAAAALATMGQKAKAIELLDLAAREIPAEKYNDPRSLSSMVYAYIVAGQEQKGLQLAEILKKGIFSEYDYYLSLNKADQTYVRRQMRAKPMEYSLVVSAVTDAYKKLGQKDKAYEYLVQSIEPIDKKFNVFIKDLQQMGKEKAMSESENVQKITPFYQYLFDIMEPFDSTYSKEKESEITNAIIKATQ; encoded by the coding sequence ATGAAAAACTGGACCTTTAGGCAATGGAATACCGTCTCGGGATGGATCATTTTCTTCATTGCATTTTTCACCTATCTGTCAACCATAGAACCCAACTTCAGCTTCTGGGATTGCGGCGAGTATATTTCATCTGCCGTAAAGCTTGAGGTAACACATGCTCCGGGAGCAGCTTTATTTCAGATTGTAGGTGCGGTTGCGGCCATGTTCGCCTTTGGAAGCGGGGAGAATTATTCAATCGTTATCAATGCGATGTCCGCTCTTTTCAGTGCACTTACGATCCTCTTTCTGTTCTGGACCATCACACATTTTCTCAGGAGGTTGCTGAACAAAGACTTTGATCAGGTGAACAGGCACCAGGAAATATCGATCTTATTTGCAGGGGCTGTTGGAGCTTTATGCTTTACTTTTTCAGATACCTTCTGGTTTTCTGCTGTAGAGGGGGAAGTATATTCTATGGCTTCTATGTTCATTGCTTTGCTGGTGTGGCTGATCACTAAATGGGAGAACGAATACCAGGAACAGGGAAATGAAAGATGGATCATTCTTATTTTCTTTATTCTTGGGCTTTCCGTAGGGGTTCACATGATGTGTATGCTTGCGCTGCCGGCTGTATGCCTGGTGTATTATGCCAGAAATTACACCTTTACCTGGAAAAACTTTATCTGGGCGAATGTAATTACACTGGTTATTCTTGCTTTTGTATTTAAAATCATTTTCCCGCTGGTCATGACGATGTTCGGGAAACTTGAGATATTTTTCGTGAACGGGCTGGGGCTGCCGTTCCACTCCGGAACCATAGCCGCATTTGTTTTAACTGTTGTGCTTTGCTATCTGATCATCAAATATGCAAGAAAACTCCAGAAGAAAATTTACCAGACCGCGGCACTGTCTATTGTATTTATGCTGATCGGCTTTTCTTGCTGGATGGTTATTCCGATCCGTGCCAATGCCAATCCGCCGATGAACCTGAATGATCCTGATACGGCTATCGGGATGCTGGATTATTACAACAGGGTACAATATGGTGACTGGCCGACATTCTACGGACAAAACTATACCGCTTTCCTTGATGCCAACGGAATTGAAAAGAATGAAGACGGAAGTTTCAAGACTACAAAGACCGGAGAAATCTATGAAAAAGACGAAAAAACAGGCACTTACAGAAAAACGGGAGACCGTTTTAACTATGTATTCAGCAAGTCTCAGGTGAGCCTGATGCCGAGAATGTTTAGTGAAGACAAAGATGTAATGGCCAATTACATCTCTATGTACGGTGCACCGGATTTTACGTTTAACTATGATAATGAAGACGTGGCGAACAGCCCGGAAGCCAAACAGATTTTTGAGGAACTGAGAAAGAAATATGAAGACCGGTCTATCACCGCTTCAGATTATCTTAAAGTAAAGCCTTATAACCTGATCAATGTTCAGAAGCCTTCATTTGCGCAGAACATGGATTATTTCATTAGCTTCCAGAACAGCTATTATTTCATCCGCTACCTGATGTGGAACTTTGTGGGCCGCCAGAACGACCTTGAAGGAAATATGGAAAACACTAAGGGCAACTGGATTTCAGGGTTCTCTTTTATTGACAATGCCCTGTGGGGAAATCAGGATAAGATGCCGGCAAAATTCAAGAATGAAAGTACGGTGAAATTCTTCTTCCTGCCATTGATTTTAGGACTGATCGGTTTCTTTTTCCAGCTGAATAAAGATTTCGGAAGGTTCTATGCTTTGTTGTCGCTGTTTATCCTGACCAGTGTCGGGATCGTATTCTATACCGGTGTGAAGCCATTTGAACCTAGAGAAAGAGATTACGCAATGGTTGGTTCCTTCTATGCTTTTGCGCTATGGATCGGTCTGGGAGCGGGTGCTATTTTATGGTTCCTGCAATCCAAGGTGAAGTCCAACGCTGCCAATATTGCGGTAGGAGTTGTATTGCTTGGGGTTCCTTTTATGATGGGCTTCCAGAACTACAATGTTCATGACAGAAGCAACCGCTATACTGCGTATGATTATGCGTATTCAGTACTGAAGTCCTTACCTAAAGAGGATATCCTGTTTGTGTATGGAGATAACGATACGTATCCGGTTTGGGCCATTCAGGAAACGCAAAGGTTCAGAGACGATGTAAAAGTAGTGAACTTCACACTGGCTTCAACACCGTGGAATATTGACCAGATCAAAAGAAAAACCTACAACGCGGAGCCTATTCCAAGTCAGCTGACCCATGATGATTACAGGGATGGTGTAAATGACCAGATCTATATGATGAAGAAGGAAGACTGGCAGGGACTTTTCTCTATGGCCAAAGAGCAGGGCGCAGAATCTACTTTTGCAGAATTCAGGAAATACCTGGTTCAGGATTCCATGACACTGAAAGATGCCATGAGATTCATCAAATATAAATCTCCGGCTAAAGATGAACTGCTGAAGCTGTATTTCGGAGAGGAAAAATATGAAAAATACAACATCCTTCCGGTACACAAATTTATCCTTCCGGTTAATAAGGACAATGCTTTACGTGCAGGAATTATCAATGCTTCAGACCTGGCGAATACGGCTAACCAGATCATGATAAATTATAAAGCCAATACCCTTTATAAAAATAACCTGATCATGATGGACATCCTGGCGAATTTCGACTGGAAGAGACCAATCAACTTTTCTTCAGGAGGGATTTATGACAGTGAAAATGTTTTCTACCTGGATGAGTACCTTCAGTTTGACGGGTTCAGTTACCGACTGGTACCGATCCATACGCCACAGACGCCTGACGGTGAAATAGGAAGGGTAGATGCAAACTCATTATATAATATCGTGAAAAACTTCCGATGGGGTAACTTCAAAGACCTGAATGCCCATTTTGATGAAACGGCAACGTCCAATATCATCAGCTACAGAAGTTCGGCAAGCAGGGCAGCAGCTGCCTTGGCAACGATGGGGCAGAAAGCAAAGGCCATTGAACTTCTTGATCTTGCTGCCAGGGAAATTCCTGCTGAAAAATACAACGATCCGCGTTCTTTAAGTTCCATGGTATATGCATACATTGTTGCCGGACAGGAACAAAAAGGATTGCAGCTGGCGGAAATCCTCAAAAAAGGAATTTTCAGTGAGTACGACTATTATCTGAGCCTGAACAAAGCCGACCAGACTTATGTAAGAAGGCAGATGAGGGCAAAACCAATGGAGTATTCACTTGTAGTTTCAGCAGTAACCGATGCCTACAAAAAACTTGGACAGAAAGATAAGGCCTATGAATATCTGGTACAATCGATAGAGCCTATTGATAAGAAATTCAATGTCTTCATAAAGGATCTTCAGCAGATGGGTAAGGAAAAGGCCATGTCGGAGTCTGAAAATGTCCAGAAGATCACGCCATTCTATCAGTATCTGTTTGATATTATGGAGCCTTTTGATTCCACATATTCCAAAGAAAAAGAATCGGAAATTACCAATGCCATCATTAAGGCTACTCAGTAA
- a CDS encoding DUF1697 domain-containing protein: MKYCAFLRGVNVKGTNMKMADVCQVFSGAGMENVSSVLASGNIVFTSDKNAVALRAVLEKSMSDHFSYEAFLFVKSREETENLRNGNPFKKNDDLHVYAFIGNEGIEEILMKEFNDASKAKHEEAAIINHIFYWQVPKGSTLDSSFGKILGRKDLKDRVTTRNINTFDKILKKMA, translated from the coding sequence ATGAAATACTGTGCTTTTCTCCGCGGCGTTAATGTAAAAGGGACGAATATGAAAATGGCAGACGTCTGTCAGGTATTTTCCGGTGCAGGCATGGAAAATGTCAGTTCCGTATTGGCCTCCGGAAATATCGTTTTTACGTCTGATAAAAATGCTGTAGCATTAAGAGCCGTTCTTGAAAAATCAATGTCAGACCATTTTTCTTATGAAGCATTCCTGTTTGTTAAATCCCGGGAAGAAACAGAAAACCTCAGGAACGGGAATCCTTTTAAAAAAAATGATGATCTTCATGTCTATGCTTTTATCGGTAATGAAGGCATAGAAGAAATACTGATGAAAGAATTCAACGATGCATCCAAAGCAAAACACGAAGAGGCTGCAATCATTAATCATATCTTTTACTGGCAGGTTCCCAAAGGAAGTACTTTAGACTCTTCTTTCGGGAAAATTTTAGGAAGGAAAGATCTTAAAGACCGGGTTACCACCCGGAACATCAATACATTTGATAAAATCCTTAAAAAGATGGCTTGA